Genomic DNA from Marinobacter sp. LV10MA510-1:
AAATAGGTTGGGTTGAACTCTCTGGCAGCGGGCCTGGGCCTTGCTGCAATTGTCGATTGATTGTTACGGAACCTGCGATAACGCGAGCGATCCCGCCGTTAGATAGCGGCTGCTCGGAAACATCCGCGCTAGCAATTTCCTGATAAGCTGCGGGCTTCATTTTTTCAGTGCCGGGCAAATTCAGCCAGATTTGAAAGCCGTGCAACAGACCGTGCTCTTGCTCAGGCATTTCCGAGTGAAGCACGCCTGCGCCCGCTGTCATCCATTGCACATCACCGGCGCTGATAATGCCCTCATTGCCCATGTGGTCGCGGTGGCGCATGCGCCCGGCCTTCATGTAAGTAATGGTTTCAAAACCGCGGTGCGGGTGTTCAGGAAATCCGCCAATATAGTCGGCAGCATCGTCAGAGTTGATTTCATCAATCATCAAAAAAGGATTCAGTGCCTGATGCAGGCGCTGACCCGCAAGTCGATGAATTTTGACCCCGTCACCGTCCTGGGCAGGGCGGGCTGTTATTACTTGAAGTAATTCTCTCATGAGTTTTCCCCAATCCCTTCTCGGCCATGGGCGGCGGTAAAATCCTGTGCTGGACCCACGGGGATAATTCCCGTGGGGTTAATCATCAAATGGCTCGCATAATAATGGGTTTTGATATGCTCAAAGCTGACGGTGTCAGACACCCCAGGTATCTGATATAGCTCGCGCACATAACCACTGATGGCTGGATAATCGGCCAGTAACTGACGGTTGGTTTTAAAGTGACCAAAATACACGGCATCGAAACGAATCAAGGTGGTAAACAAACGCCAATCGGCTTCCGTCAACTGGCCGCCCCCCAGATAACGCTGCCGGTCTAACAAACCCTCGACCCAGTCCAACGAATCGAACAGGCTATGGTAAGCCTTTTCATAGGCCTCTTGGGTGGTGGCGAAACCGGCTCGATAGACGCCATTGTTGATGGTGTCGTAGACACGGTCATTCAGGGCATTGATCCGCTCGTGTAACGTATCAGGGTAGTAATCTATGGTGTTGCCCGTTAAAGCATTAAACGCCGTATTGAGCATACGGATAATCTCTGAGGACTCATTGCTGACGATGGTCTGTGTTTGCTTGTCCCACAAGACCGGCACGGTAACGCGGCCCTCATAGCTGGAATCCGCCTTTAAATACAGTTGATACAGAAAGTCCAGACCGTAAAGTGGGTCGTTCATTTCCCAGCCATTTTCAAGCATCACCGGGTCGACCACGGTGACATCAATATAATCCTGCAACTGCTTTATTTGGCGAAAAATCAGTGCGCGGTGTGCCCAGGGGCAAGCCAGTGACACATACAAATGGTAGCGGCCTTTCTCTGCCTTGAAGCCGGGCTCCCCGTTTGGGCCGGCGTTGCCATCGGGTGTCAGCCAACTTCTGAAGCGACTGTCCTGACGGCGAAACTCACCACCGCTATTGCCGGTGTCGTACCACTGGTCAACCCATTTACCCTTTTGTAATAAGCCCATTGTGCGACTCCTGTAGATTCTTTGGCCGAAAATGTCGACGTCAGAATGTCATCTGACATGCTGTGCCCCTTTGCCACGGCCTCTAGATCAGCCGAATGTTTTTTAAGTAACTGACTCATTATAAGGGTTAAAAAATTCGCAATAAGAGTTAATATCTGTTTAGAATGTTCTAAATATCAGAACAGTTATTTGGAGGCGTAATGGCAAAAAACCCAATTATAATAGAGGTTCTGGAAACACTGGATGCCATAGACCGGCGTGGAAGTTTCGCGAAAGCGGCTGAAGAGCTGAACAAAGCGACGTCGGCCGTTTCCTATGCGGTGCAAAAGCTGGAAGAGCAGCTGGGTATTGCGCTATTCCAGCGGCAGGGGCGCCGTTCGGTGTTAACGTCAGCCGGAAAATTGATATTGGTCGAGGGTAGGGAGATACTTCAAACCACCGCACGACTGGCGAATAAGGCAAAGGAAGTGGCCACGGGCTGGGAGCCGCGCATTAGCATCGCCATAGAGTCAATGCAGTCTTACCCAGCCTTTTTTGGCGTGCTGGATGAATTTCTCAAGGCGCATTCCACGATTGAAATCGATGTCTGTGAGTCAGTACTGAATGGCGGGTGGGAGGCTTTAGAGCAAGGTCGGGTCGATTTAATTGTCGGGTCGCCCGGGCCGGTCCCGCTGCAAAAAGGCTACCGGGCAATACCATTGGCCTGTGCCGATCTGGTGCCGGTTGTTGCTTCCCGCCATGAACTGGCGAGTATAGCGACCAACCCTGACGCTTTGCAGAGGCGCCTGCCGGAAGTTCGGAGAGTAATCACGCATGATACGTCTGTCAGTGATATTACCCGAAGCGCAGGTTTAAGCAGCGACGGGAAACATTTCTACGTGCAAAACATAGATCAAAAAGTTGAGGCGATCCGTGCAGGAATAGGCGTAGGCCACTTACCGCGACTACGTATTCAAAATCAACTCAACAATGGCGAACTTGTAGAGCTGACGTTAAACAAGGTCTCTGTTTTCGAGTATTATCTAGCGTGGAAAATCAGTGATAAAGGCAAGGGGTTGCAACTGTTAACTCAAGAATTGACGGCCGTATTTGGTGAAGCGTTAATATCAAACTAACGAACTGGGTTTTAGAAAATGCGCCAGGAGCTCGGAAGATTCCGCCTTTAATCACATGCCTATTCCGGAGCGTATCCCGCGCAGTTTGAGTTTTTAGTGAAAATTCCGCGAACTGACTGGAAGAGCCTTTATCAGGTGACTAAGGTCAGACAATTTGCCGGCCATTATGTGCACTATATCTCCCTCCCGTTCCAGGACGCCTTTTACGTG
This window encodes:
- a CDS encoding pirin family protein, with protein sequence MRELLQVITARPAQDGDGVKIHRLAGQRLHQALNPFLMIDEINSDDAADYIGGFPEHPHRGFETITYMKAGRMRHRDHMGNEGIISAGDVQWMTAGAGVLHSEMPEQEHGLLHGFQIWLNLPGTEKMKPAAYQEIASADVSEQPLSNGGIARVIAGSVTINRQLQQGPGPLPESSTQPIFVDVHLAGNETVELSFNADNPALVYVYQGATDLIDARQLGIYAKGNTLQLHACASGAGMLVLSGCPIEEPVVQYGPFVMNTPEEIERALKDFSNPQFLNRLTSGCKSR
- a CDS encoding glutathione S-transferase family protein, with amino-acid sequence MGLLQKGKWVDQWYDTGNSGGEFRRQDSRFRSWLTPDGNAGPNGEPGFKAEKGRYHLYVSLACPWAHRALIFRQIKQLQDYIDVTVVDPVMLENGWEMNDPLYGLDFLYQLYLKADSSYEGRVTVPVLWDKQTQTIVSNESSEIIRMLNTAFNALTGNTIDYYPDTLHERINALNDRVYDTINNGVYRAGFATTQEAYEKAYHSLFDSLDWVEGLLDRQRYLGGGQLTEADWRLFTTLIRFDAVYFGHFKTNRQLLADYPAISGYVRELYQIPGVSDTVSFEHIKTHYYASHLMINPTGIIPVGPAQDFTAAHGREGIGENS
- a CDS encoding LysR substrate-binding domain-containing protein; translation: MAKNPIIIEVLETLDAIDRRGSFAKAAEELNKATSAVSYAVQKLEEQLGIALFQRQGRRSVLTSAGKLILVEGREILQTTARLANKAKEVATGWEPRISIAIESMQSYPAFFGVLDEFLKAHSTIEIDVCESVLNGGWEALEQGRVDLIVGSPGPVPLQKGYRAIPLACADLVPVVASRHELASIATNPDALQRRLPEVRRVITHDTSVSDITRSAGLSSDGKHFYVQNIDQKVEAIRAGIGVGHLPRLRIQNQLNNGELVELTLNKVSVFEYYLAWKISDKGKGLQLLTQELTAVFGEALISN